The DNA window GCTGGGGGCATAGTGAACCGCAGTGACTCGACTCTCTGGAAAGGTGGCGGCGTAAAAGCGCGCTGCGTCCTGCGCGTCCTTGTCGAACCAGAGGCATATCGTGTTTTTGGGTTGCATGTTGGTATCCTCCTTGTGCGCAGTCGGGGCGAAGGTCGCGGTCAGGTCTGTATCTGCAACTGCCGCCATCCGCACACCGGATCATACAACAACTCTCTGCATGTGTGGGGCGTGATGCGAGCTGTTCCCTGCGCCTTGGCGACCCACTCTTTCCGTCCTGGATAAGAGCGAATGTGACGCAAAGTTCGGTTCGTGACGCATAAAAGCCTTGACAGGTGAATGTACTTTCAGATACTTATGATAGACCGTCGACCATACAAGGAATCGGAACTCCTGATTTCTTGCGCAGCACCGTTTGTTTTTATCATCCATTCGACATAGAGGGTTTCGTTATGCAAACGGATACGATCCGAACTATTGCGGCCATGGCAATCTTGGCGAGGCGTAAATACGGCCAGCCTCCGAATGAGGATCAGGTGACTCATGTCGCCTCCTTCTCGGCTGTGTCAGGTGCCGTTTCGGGCATGGTAGCGAAGTCACTCCTTCAGGGCGTCGCGTTGGACCTTCGTCCGATGGGAATATCTGAATCCCAAAAGCGCCGGAAGCTACTCGACGGCTAGTGACACAGTGCTAGAGCATTCTCACTTTCAAATATTGCATCCGGACTGCATCGAATGTTCGTGAAGCGAGATGGTTCTCTCAAATACGAATTTGGTTCCCACGCTCATGTCCTCCTGGGACGTCAATTCGAAACTGTAACTACTATGCGCCTTTCTAAGAATTACTACTTGAGCTTCGCAGTATGCCTAGCGTTTTTGACTCTAATCCTTTACAAATTCAGTTCTGACCTGTATGCGCTAAGGAAACGTGACGCCTCCATTGTGGCCGGTTTCTTCATATTGGGGCTGTGCCTTGATGAACTATCAAAGCAAGACCTGCCGCTCGGTCTCGTGCGGACAGCGAAGGCCTTACGATGGTTCAGTCTAGCTGCATCGGTGACTATCTTTATTTTTTATCCTCGCTAGGTGGGTACTGTGAGATGATGCCTCGGAGTCACTTTTCCTGGCCATGACTCTGATGGTGTATGTCTTGTGCCAGATGGCATCGCGCAGGCAAGTCGAATCAATGGCTCTGCGCTAAGTCCAGTCGGTGCGCCCCTTAAAACGGCACGTTCGGCGGCCATTTTGTCAACGCGGTGAGCGGCAGAGTTCTGGTTGCCACTCATGAGTGTGTCCTTTCGGGGTGATTTGGAAGATTCCAACTCTATCACCGTGAGGACCCGCTCCGGTCGCTTATGGCGTCGGCTGCGTTTGGAGCTACGCCCTTCTTTCGCTTCAACCTCTGGCGCCTTTTGCCATCATTGTGTCGGCTGATCAGTTGAAAGGGGCGGAGCTGACTGAATCGGAAAAGCAAAGTGCTTGATGCGGGCTGTCCCCCTGGCCTGTCCCTCTGGCCCTTTGGGTCCTTTGGCCTTGGCTTGGCGGACTCGCGGCTCGGGCCTGCTGTTGGTTTGAGTCCGCTCTTCGCGCAGGGTTTTGGACTTTCGAGGGGGACGGACCTGCCGGGAACTTTGAGAATTCTTGGGGCTTGCGGCGACTCTTCGAGTGCGATGCCCAGAAGCGCCAGATGTATTGAAGTCGGATTGCCCTATCACGTGACGCAGCGGGGTAGCAATCGCCAGAAGGTTTTCCATACGATTCAAGATCGACAGATGTATTTGTCTCTGTTACGGACCCACCAGAAGGACGCCGCGGTGCGGGTGCTGGCCTATTGCCTGATGACGAACCATGTTCACTTTGTACTGGTTCCGGAGCGGGAGGATTCGCTGGCTGTGTTGTTTCGCCGGGTGCATGGAGCTTATGCGCAGGCGCTGAATGCGCGGCTGGGGCGCAGTGGGCATCTTTGGCAGAATCGCTACTATTCGTGCCCGATGTCGGAGAGTCATTTGTGGATGGGGATTCGGTATGTGGAGGCGAATCCAGTGCGGGCGGCGATGGTGGATCGTGTGGAGGCGTATCGGTGGTCGAGTGCGGCGGTGCATTTGAGTGGGGCGGCCGATGCGAGCGGGGTTCTGGATCTGGAGTTTGGGCGGGAGGCTGGAGGGGCGATTCCCTGGCGGGAATTGCATTCGGACGCGGATCGGGCGGCGGAGATTCACTTATTGCGCCGATGCACGTATGCTGGTCGGCCGTTCGGGGAGGAGGCGTTCGTGGAGAGAATCGAAGAGGCTTTTCAGCGGAAGTGGAGACGGTGGAGCTTTGAGAAGGCGCTGGGAAACCGCGCGTTGTCAGCGGGTTAGGCGAAGGGGACGGAGCTGACTGGTGGTTTGGTGGGAAATGCGAAGTGCTTGATGCGGGCTGTCCCCTCTTCTTCTTCTCTTCTTTTTGAGACTAAATAGGATTGTTCCGCAACCAGTCTCGCAACCAGTCTCTCCAGAAGTTAAGATACTTCGCCTCATTCTTCTGGAAGGGTTCCACCGTAGGCATTTGATCCCAGGTCTCCCGAGTTGAAATTCCCGGCTTGGGAGTGCCATTGAGGTAGGACATTGTCACGACATTTTCTCGGGTAATCGTTGGCAAGCCATTCGCGAAGCTTGCCAACCCGAAAACACCTTCATATCGCAGCGAGGAATTGGAGTTCTCAAGCAACTGGCCCAGATAAGGGAGTGTTTCTTTCGTGTGGATACACCGATGTGCATATGCAATAGCACGTTGCAGCATGTACGGAAGATTCCGGCTCGAACCAATCCTACCCAACGCCGCGAGACCGGCTGGATCCGGATTCCGGTACATCAACTCGATCGCCGCCGCGATTCCCCACAGCTCCTCGTTCGTCGGCCCGGAAACCGGCGCCAGAATTCCTGGAAGATCCTTTTCGAGCTGGATGAGGGCCTGAGGATTTTGATTCTGAATCAAAACCGCAAGGCCGGCGGCACGAAGAGCGGGCTCCTTGGAACTGGCAAGGGCCTCGAACGCGCTCTGCACGGCAAGGGAGTTGATGCCTTGCAACGACCTCACCAGGGTGTCAACGAAGCCGAGTCCGCGGCGTTCTTCCGCCAATGCCAGTACCTCGAAGGCAACCTTCTCGATCGCAGGCTGGCTCGGTTGATAATTGTAGGGTGGCGCCGGAACGTCCGCCCGAACCGGTAACGCACGGAACTGCAAATCAACATCCCCCTCTTGGGCCGGTAAAACCTTCAGAACACCAGCGTCATCCTTCTGCAAAAACCAGATGCCTGAGAGAGAGTACTTGCTTGGAATTGGCCCCGTCGCTCGCTGAGAAAAAGAAGTTTCCGCGTCGACGGTCTGCGACGGAGACACCCCCTTCAGAGTGCGGCTCACGGCAATCGTCACAGCTGCGAAATCCCCTCTTTGGTAGCTACCAGTCAATGTACCCACAACCACAAGATCGGCGGCTTCGGTCAGCTTCTGGGCCGAGTTGACTACGATGAGGCTGCCGAGGGCGGGGAGACTTCCAAGACACACCGCTAACGTAAGAATCATGCTGCTTTTCATACTCGTCATGTTCACTTTCTCTTTATTTATAGGTTACGGAACATTGATCTTCTGCACGTTGTCCAGGCGCGCGTTGCCGAAGTTTCGCTTTAGATCACCCTGCTGTAGTAGAATTCCTAACCCGACCGAGGATTCGCTCGCGCAACAGCCAATTCGCCAGAACTGCTGCCACTGTTGCACCGGCCCGTTACCGGCGAGTGGCTCAGCGGGCGTCAGCACGGCCGGGACCGGACTAGGATCCAAGATATTAGGTGTATTTAGCTGAAGATCTCCGGACACGAGGGCATCGGTGGTCGAGTGCGGCGGTGCATTTGAGTGGCGCTGCCGATCCGAGCGGGATTCTGGATTTGCGGTTTTGGCGGGAGGCTGTGGGGCGGGTCGGTGGCAGGAGCTGCATTCGGACGCGGATCGGGCGGCGGAGATTCACTTATTGCGCCGGTGCACGTATGCTGGCCGGCCGTTCGGGGAGGAGGCGTTCGTGGAGAGAATCGAAGAAGCCTTTCAGCGGAAATGGAGACGGTGGAGCTTTGAAAAGGCGCTGGGAAACCGCGCGTTGTCAGCGAGTTGCGCGTTGTCAGCGCGTTAGGCGAAGGGGACGGAGCTGACTGGTGGTTTGGTGGGAAATGCGAAGTGCTTGATGCGGGCTGTCCCTCTGGCTCCTCTGGCTTTTGGCTTTGGCTTGGCTAGGCTTGGCTAGAAGGGCTAGAAGAATGGCGGCGAGAGCGACTTGCCTTGCGAGATTACGATTGATCGAATTAGCCGGTTTATTTGAGTGAAACGAAGGGGACGGAGCTGACTGGTGGTTTGGTGGAAAATGCGAAGTGCTTGATGCGGGCTGTCCCTCTGGCCCCGGCTCTCTGGCTCTCTGGCTCCTCTGGCTTCTCTCTGGCTCTTGGCTCTTGGCTCTTGGCTCTTGTGGTTGTGCCGGAGCGGGAAGGTTGTGCCGGAGCGGGAAGATTCTCTGGCTGTGTTGTTTCGGCGGGTGCATGGAGCTTATGCGCAGTCGCTGAATGCGCGTCTGGGGCGTAGTGGGCACCTTTGGCAGAATCGCTACTACTCGTGCCCGATGTCGGAGAGTCACTTGTGGATGGGGATTCGATATGTGGAGGCGAATCCAGTGCGGGCGGCGATGGTGGATCGAGTGGAGACGTACCGGTGGTCGAGTGCGGCGGTGCATTTGAATGGCGCTGCCGATCCGAGCGGGATTCTTGATCTGGGGTTTTGGCGAGAGTCTGGCGGGGCAGTGCGGTGGCAGGAAGTACATTCGGCTGGAGAGCGGGCGTCGGAGATTCACCTATTGCGCCGGTGCACTTATGCTGGCCGACCGTTTGGGGAGGAGACGTTTGTGGAGAGGATCGAAGAGACGTTTCAGCGGAAGTGGAGACGGTGGAGCTTTGAGAAAGCGCTGGGCGGAGCTGTGTTGTCAGCGAGTTAGTCGAAGGGGACGGAGCCGATTGGTGGTTTGGCGCGAAATGCGAAGTGCTTGTCCCCCTCTTCGCCCCTCTTCGTCCCCTCTTCCCCTCTTCCCCTCTTCCCCTCTTCCGGGACGACCATCTTCGTCGATCCTGCAAATGGATGTCTGGTCACAGACCTGTTCTGTAGGCACTTCGCATTCCTGACTTCCGCTCTGGCTTTCAGCTCCTCATCGCCTCATCCCACGAGGTGCGGGGAAACCTCCGTTTCCACTTGACTTTACCTATCATGGATGTCCCCCCTCTTCCAGCGAAGGGGTGCGATATTGCGATATAGCTTGTCCCGGTGGCTGTCCCCTTGGCCTTTTTGGGGGGCACTCCACCTGGCACTCCACCTTGGCCTCTTGACAAAGAAATAGATCGATGTTAAGAATCAGAAATACAGGCTAAGTCCTTTCTGATATTCGATATTCGCTTCTACATTGGGATTGGGTGTTTTTTTAGCGGCCACCTTACTCTATTTATTTTCTCCGCCTGTTGGGCATGCTATTGACCGAGTCGGTGCACCTCCAAGTCCCCAGGCGAGACAATTGGTGATACCTGGGAAAACCATCACTACCGTCACTCAGATAGTGCTCGTGTCAGACGAAAGTGGAAATCGAATTCCTTTTCGGCCTTCGAGTCTTATGCCTAAGGAGCTGAGATCTCAATCCGATTCTAGGCCGGGAAGTTGCGCGAGTGGGCCAATGGCTACCCTTCGACGCGAGCTAGTGAAGATGCTTCCCTTCCAGATTGTACAAGCTGATAGCTGCTACGAGAGGTCATGCCAAGACCACTACATGACGTCGGACCTAGGCCTTTGTTGCCCCGCCACTAGCCAAGAATATCGCTACTATATGCCTGATTCGAACCTGGCTACATGGGATCTTGGTGTACGGTTCCCTGGATCGCCTTCCTGTAGTCTGGAGTATGTGTGCCCTGGACCTTGTCGGGAGACGCGCTGCCAACATTAACATTAGCAGAGGAAATACTATGAAAAGTGTAAAGATATTGTCGAGGATTCTAATAACTGGGGCCATGTGTGCCGGTCCAGTTGTCGCCCAGCCTCAGACTGATAAGCTGAGCGAAACTTTTACTGGTAAGCCGGTTCCTAAATACAGCCGTGGTGTTCTCCTTGCTCGTGACCCGGCGGAATCTTGTGTGTATCTGGTTCGGCCCGGCCAGCAATCGCAAAGAATCCAGCTCAAGCTTCCAGAAGATGGAACATATTACGTCCGTGATGCAACATTAAGTCCGAAGGGTACTCTGGTTACCGTTGGGACTGTTAAGTCCGCAACGAATACGAGCGGTGCGCTTGTGATTGTTGTTCCAAATACTGGCGAGACCAAAGTGGTTTTGACAGACCATTTCGGTACGGCCCTAGTGGCAGTTACGGATAATTCTGAGATTGTGGTAGCAGGGAGAGAGTATGACAGTACTTTTAGGGACATCCCAGGGGCGTCCATCCTGCGGATTTATACGGAGGATGGGGTGCTTGTAAAAAAGCTACTACCTAGGGAGATGGTTCTTGGAGAGGGAAAAATATTATCGATTACTGAATCAAGCTTGGCCTACGGCAATGGGAATGTTGCACTGGTAAATCCGTCAACTAATAACATTGTTTTTCTTGACCACTCGTGGCAAATAAAACCTGTCTTTAAGCTGCCGACGAGTGTCGCAGAACTTCGAATCTCAAACTGTGCTATTCAGGATTCGTCTCTGTACTGCTCTTTAGCTGAGTTGAGAGGCGAAGGCCCGCCTCGTAAACCGGCTTCCTCGGTGGTTGCTATGCGAATAGGAGACCAGCGGTTGTTCGACCTTTCGAAGGTTCTGCAGTTGGATGATTCGGATATTCCCGTATTTGCCGGGATCGCCTCCGGAAAAATTGTTATTCGGAAGCAAGCCCATGGCTCTCTAGTGCGGTACGACGTGCCTGATCCGGGCAGTGGGAACGAGATTAAGTAGAAGATTAGGACAGGAGTGCTTGCCGACCCGAGTGATCGCTTCGTGGATGCATCCAGAGGGAACTGAGCTTTTGTGATGGATAATGTCCAATCTTGATTGCGGTGCTTAGAAATTGCTCAACTGTCAAAATCACAATCCAGAAATCCAGAAGTGGAAATTCGTACGGCTGGGAGCAGTTGGCATTGGGATTTGGAATTGTCCAAATCGATTTCGGACTGCGCCATCCCTTCGTCTCAGTTAATAGAAACCTTCCCGCATTTATGTCCGTGAGCCGTAATGTCTCAAGTTACAACTGTGAAGGAGAGACGATCAGTTGCTGTTCGGACATGCTCAATCGGAAAAGATATTCCAATACGGTGGCTATGTTGGCAACGCTGGAGATCATTCGAGGATGACGAGCAGATCCTTGGGTTCGACGGTTTCGCCGGTTTTGACTAGGATTTCTTTGACCGTTCCGTCGTTGGGGGCGGTGACCGTGGTTTGCATTTTCATTGCTTCCAATACGAGTAACGGTGCGCCCTTTTTGACTTCGGTTCCTTCTTTGACGTGAATGGTGGTGACTGCTCCGGGGATCGGGGCGGCGACGTGGCCGGGGTTGCTTGGGTCCGCCTTCGCTCGCTCTGCCATCGTT is part of the Bryobacter aggregatus MPL3 genome and encodes:
- a CDS encoding transposase, with product MPRSARCIEVGLPYHVTQRGSNRQKVFHTIQDRQMYLSLLRTHQKDAAVRVLAYCLMTNHVHFVLVPEREDSLAVLFRRVHGAYAQALNARLGRSGHLWQNRYYSCPMSESHLWMGIRYVEANPVRAAMVDRVEAYRWSSAAVHLSGAADASGVLDLEFGREAGGAIPWRELHSDADRAAEIHLLRRCTYAGRPFGEEAFVERIEEAFQRKWRRWSFEKALGNRALSAG